In the genome of Vigna radiata var. radiata cultivar VC1973A unplaced genomic scaffold, Vradiata_ver6 scaffold_100, whole genome shotgun sequence, one region contains:
- the LOC106755307 gene encoding pentatricopeptide repeat-containing protein At2g20540-like has translation MSSCSKRCLVLLEKCKNMKHLKQAHAQVFTTGLHTNTFALSRLLAFCSHPHQGSLIYACRLFQLIHHPTLCLYNTLIKTFLLKAKFYASLHVFTKMLQSGLCPDNYTIPYVLKACAALHSCSLGQMVHGYSSKSGLVYDIFVGNSLMAMYSVCGDVVAARYVFDEIPRLSAVSWSVMISGYAKVGDVDSARLFFDEAPEKDRGIWGAMISGYVQNSCFKEGLYLFRLLQLTEVVPDESICVSILSACAHLGALDIGIWIHRYLKRAALPLSTRLSTSLLDMYAKCGNLELAKRLFDLMPERDIVCWNAMISGMAMHGDGASALKLFSDMEKAGIKPDDITFIAVFTACSYSGMAHEGLQLLHKMCSEYKIEPKSEHYSCLVDLLSRAGLFEEAMVMIRRISSSGNVSEETLAWRAFLSACCNHGQAQLAERVAERLLRLQNHSGVYVLLSNVYSASGKHSDARRVREMMRNKRVDKVPGSSSVEIGGVVSEFIAGEETHPMTKEIHSVLEKIHLQLD, from the coding sequence ATGTCAAGTTGCAGCAAGAGATGCTTAGTACTATTGGAGAAATGCAAGAACATGAAGCATCTCAAGCAGGCTCATGCACAGGTATTCACCACTGGTCTTCATACCAACACCTTTGCCCTAAGCAGGCTTTTGGCTTTCTGCTCCCATCCTCATCAGGGAAGCCTCATCTATGCATGCAGACTCTTTCAACTCATTCATCACCCCACTCTTTGCTTATATAACACTCTCATCAAAACTTTCCTCCTCAAAGCCAAGTTCTATGCCTCCCTTCATGTCTTCACCAAGATGCTGCAAAGTGGTCTGTGCCCAGACAACTACACCATCCCTTATGTATTGAAGGCCTGTGCAGCCCTTCATAGTTGTTCTTTGGGACAAATGGTTCATGGGTATAGTTCAAAATCGGGTCTTGTGTATGATATTTTTGTGGGTAATAGTTTGATGGCAATGTATTCTGTGTGTGGGGATGTTGTAGCTGCACGGTACGTGTTTGATGAAATTCCTAGGTTGAGTGCAGTGTCTTGGAGTGTGATGATCTCGGGGTATGCAAAAGTGGGTGATGTGGATTCAGCTAGGTTGTTCTTTGATGAAGCACCTGAGAAGGATAGGGGAATTTGGGGTGCCATGATTTCTGGGTATGTGCAAAATAGTTGCTTCAAGGAAGGACTTTATTTATTTCGTTTGTTGCAGTTGACTGAAGTGGTGCCTGATGAATCTATATGTGTGAGCATTCTTTCTGCTTGTGCTCATTTGGGAGCTTTGGATATTGGCATTTGGATTCATAGATACCTGAAACGAGCAGCGTTGCCATTGAGCACTCGTTTAAGTACTAGTTTGTTAGACATGTATGCCAAATGTGGAAATTTGGAGTTGGCTAAAAGATTGTTCGATTTGATGCCGGAGAGAGACATTGTGTGTTGGAATGCCATGATTTCTGGCATGGCTATGCACGGAGATGGAGCAAGTGCACTCAAGCTGTTTTCAGATATGGAAAAGGCTGGTATAAAGCCGGATGACATAACATTCATTGCAGTTTTCACTGCTTGTAGTTATTCAGGAATGGCACATGAAGGTTTGCAGTTGCTACATAAGATGTGTAGTGAGTACAAAATCGAGCCCAAGAGTGAACATTATAGTTGTCTAGTTGACTTGTTAAGCAGAGCCGGGCTTTTTGAAGAAGCTATGGTTATGATAAGAAGAATTAGCAGCTCAGGGAATGTCTCAGAAGAGACATTGGCTTGGAGAGCCTTTCTGAGTGCATGCTGCAACCATGGACAAGCCCAACTAGCCGAACGTGTAGCCGAAAGACTCTTACGGTTACAGAATCATAGTGGGGTCTATGTTTTGCTTTCTAATGTATATTCAGCATCTGGGAAGCACAGTGACGCGAGAAGGGTGAGGGAGATGATGAGAAATAAAAGGGTGGACAAGGTACCAGGTAGTAGCTCTGTGGAGATTGGTGGGGTTGTGAGTGAGTTCATTGCTGGCGAAGAAACGCATCCAATGACGAAAGAAATACACTCAGTTTTGGAGAAAATACATCTCCAGTTAGATTAG
- the LOC106755278 gene encoding heparanase-like protein 2 gives MKMKTSICFVLLLLFSVSSAEDVNVKVKGVTRIATTDENFICATLDWWPPNKCDYDQCPWGEAGIMNLDLFNNILINAVKAFNPLRIRLGGSLEDQIVYQFGEQEDCPIMEKQSDGLFGFSKGCLPRKKWDQVHEFLNKTGVKFTFGLNALNGKENSKEDKENWVGDWDPTNALSLMEYSISKGYKIDSYELGNELCSGGVAAKIDSVQYAKDITQLRNLVNLLYQNANTRPKVLGPAGFYSKEWFDSFLENVGHGVVDGVTHHIYNLGSGNDKDLINKIQDPYYLSKVAQTFKDVSESVKVFTPRAGAWVGESGGAYNSGGKDVSNTFVNGFWYLDQLGMTAAFNHKVYCRQALIGGNYAMLNTTTFIPNPDYYGALLWHRLMGRNVLSVSHEGSSFLRAYGHCSKKEHGITVLLINMSNSTTFRVSLVNDMHTDKEGGSSDAMREEYHLTPKDGNIQSEVVLLNGTPLKLTQSLDIPEMNPKLVDPSSTIKVKPDSIVFVHSKSFRAPACS, from the exons atgaaaatgaaaacaagcaTATGTTTTGTTCTGCTCTTGTTATTTTCAGTGTCTTCAGCTGAAGACGTGAATGTTAAAGTGAAAGGGGTGACACGCATTGCTACCACAGATGAAAATTTCATCTGTGCAACTTTAGATTGGTGGCCACCAAACAAGTGTGACTACGATCAATGTCCCTGGGGAGAAGCAGGAATTATGAATCTG GACTTGTTTAACAACATTCTGATAAATGCCGTTAAGG CTTTTAACCCCCTAAGGATCAGATTAGGAGGTTCACTGGAAGATCAGATTGTATACCAATTTGGAGAACAAGAGGATTGCCCCATTATGGAAAAGCAAAGTGATGGTCTCTTTGGTTTCAGCAAAGGATGTCTTCCCAGAAAAAAATGGGATCAAGTTCATGAATTTCTTAACAAAACTGG GGTGAAATTCACTTTCGGGTTGAATGCCCTAAATGGGAAGGAAAATTCTAAGGAGGACAAGGAAAACTGGGTAGGAGACTGGGACCCAACAAATGCCTTAAGTCTAATGGAGTACTCAATTTCAAAAGGATACAAAATAGATTCATATGAATTAG GAAATGAGTTATGCTCTGGTGGGGTAGCTGCCAAAATAGACAGTGTTCAATATGCTAAAGACATCACACAACTCagaaatttagttaatttgCTTTACCAAAATGCCAATACAAGGCCAAAGGTGCTTGGCCCTGCTGGTTTCTACAGTAAGGAATGGTTTGATAGCTTCTTAGAGAATGTTGGACATGGTGTGGTTGATGGAGTAACCCACCACATTTACAACCTTGGTTCtg GTAATGACAAGGATCTTATTAACAAGATTCAAGACCCATATTATTTGAGCAAAGTTGCTCAAACATTCAAAGATGTTTCAGAATCAGTGAAGGTATTCACTCCAAGGGCAGGAGCATGGGTTGGGGAATCTGGTGGAGCTTATAACAGTGGTGGCAAAGATGTGTCAAATACTTTTGTTAATGGCTTTTG GTACTTGGACCAGCTTGGCATGACAGCAGCCTTCAACCACAAGGTTTATTGTAGACAAGCACTAATTGGAGGAAACTACGCTATGCTAAACACCACAACCTTCATTCCTAACCCAGATTATTATGG AGCACTTTTGTGGCATCGGCTTATGGGAAGAAATGTGCTTTCTGTGTCTCATGAAGGATCTTCATTTTTGCGTGCATATGGTCATTGTTCAAAGAAAGAG CATGGCATCACAGTGCTGCTCATAAACATGTCAAATTCCACAACTTTCAGAGTATCTCTGGTGAATGACATGCACACAGATAAAGAAGGAGGATCATCAGACGCAATGAGGGAAGAGTACCATTTGACTCCAAAAGATGGCAACATTCAAAGTGAGGTGGTGCTGTTGAATGGAACTCCATTAAAGCTCACACAGTCGCTAGACATCCCAGAGATGAATCCAAAGCTGGTTGATCCATCTTCTACAATCAAAGTGAAGCCTGATTCCATTGTGTTTGTGCATAGCAAGAGTTTCCGTGCACCAGCATGTAGTTAA
- the LOC106755279 gene encoding Werner Syndrome-like exonuclease, translating into MTMNDKNIVEASTRRHEILCDGRTIETIVTNEENIVEQWLSSTYACKQRVVGLDTEWMHLPKASNKKKVSTKVAILQLCVEDRCLIVQLFFMKKIPPSLQSFMMDASFEFVGVGVMNDIGMLKKNYGLECNKATDLAMLAKKRWPEKISAGSLKYLAKELVGLEMEKSKAVVTSDWKAKELTEAQVEYACIDAYASFKIGVLVLSDEHPC; encoded by the coding sequence ATGACTATGAATGACAAAAACATCGTGGAGGCATCAACTAGGAGGCATGAAATATTGTGCGATGGAAGAACAATTGAAACCATAGTTACTAACGAAGAAAACATCGTTGAACAATGGCTTTCATCAACATATGCTTGCAAACAAAGAGTTGTTGGTCTTGACACTGAATGGATGCATCTTCCCAAGGCTTCCAACAAGAAGAAGGTTTCGACGAAAGTTGCAATTTTGCAACTTTGCGTTGAAGATAGGTGTTTGATCGTTCAATTGTTCTTCATGAAGAAAATTCCTCCTTCTCTGCAGAGCTTTATGATGGATGCTTCGTTTGAATTTGTTGGGGTTGGAGTGATGAATGACATTGGTATGCTGAAGAAGAACTATGGGTTGGAGTGCAATAAAGCAACAGATTTGGCTAtgttggcaaagaaaagatggCCTGAAAAAATCTCTGCTGGGTCATTGAAATATCTGGCGAAGGAGTTGGTAGGTCTTGAGATGGAGAAGTCAAAAGCTGTGGTTACCAGTGATTGGAAAGCTAAAGAGTTGACTGAAGCACAGGTTGAATATGCATGCATTGATGCTTATGCTTCTTTCAAGATTGGTGTACTGGTGTTATCAGATGAACATCCATGTTAA
- the LOC106755306 gene encoding remorin — MDNFLNQMRVPFTGAEESKSGLGGTKDPKIPIQKTQSFKGENKGGQNWFQKQFARKRSGDHESRDMDHAAAVAAAAFAINLLDVSEEKKETPKALLEKTKSKMNGPLLSSASKRLSGSFRLKDDQSKKPEEAIIPAPSMKKSSTFSDEKPETSTKPDLGRQPTLGESFERHTKADEWERSELQDIRQRYDKLTERIDSWANKKKIKAKRKLNEEERVLAKRRMRALEDFQNKITAIDNIAERARTRAEESRKNEVNKAKAKANVIRSTGKMPAICFCF, encoded by the exons ATGGACAATTTTTTGAATCAAATGAG GGTGCCATTTACTGGTGCAGAGGAGAGCAAATCTGGTCTTGGTGGCACCAAGGATCCGAAAATACCAATACAAAAAACTCAGTCTTTCAAAg GAGAAAATAAGGGTGGCCAGAATTGGTTCCAGAAACAGTTTGCAAGGAAAAGAAGTGGTGATCATGAGTCCAGAGACATGGACCATGCTGCTGCAGTAGCTGCTGCAGCATTTGCAATTAATTTGCTAGATGTCtctgaagagaagaaagaaaccCCGAAGGCCTTGTTGGAAAAGACCAAAAGCAAGATGAATGGTCCCCTACTTAGTAGTGCCTCCAAGAGATTGTCAG GTTCATTTAGATTAAAAGATGACCAAAGTAAGAAGCCAGAAGAGGCAATTATCCCTGCACCATCAATGAAAAAGTCTTCAACATTCAGTGATGAAAAGCCTGAGACTTCAACAAAGCCTGATCTTGGAAGACAGCCAACTCTTGGAGAATCTTTCGAGAGGCACACAAAAGCAGATGAATGGGAGAGATCCGAGCTTCAAGATATCAGACAGAG GTACGACAAGTTGACAGAGAGGATAGATTCATGGGCAAACAAGAAGAAGATCAAAGCGAAACGCAAGCTAAACGAAGAAGAG AGAGTACTTGCAAAACGAAGGATGAGAGCTTTAGaggattttcaaaataagattaCAGCTATAGACAACATTGCAGAACGGGCGAGAACCAGGGCAGAAGAAAGCCGGAAGAATGAAGTAAACAAAGCGAAAGCAAAGGCAAATGTAATTCGATCAACAGGCAAAATGCCAGCCATTTGCTTCTGCTTCTGA
- the LOC106755266 gene encoding uncharacterized protein LOC106755266: MMWSFASNALTSLRTKRCSKQLSETNAECSDDEVCSNSSRDEGLECPICWESFNIVENVPYVLWCGHTLCKNCVLGLQWAVVNFPTQQIRIPFFISCPWCHLLSFRIIYNGNLKYPCKNFFLLWMVESLNGDRHKLVSSCGDTQPIWSPKCNLLGSQVNSCNQRRASMSPYSRQVGSDRDVGASGETHYFSLHKSLDFFLRFTSKFPLIVIFLLIALFAVPGSVVILILYLLLTILFAIPSFLVLYFAYPTIQRLIREITS, translated from the coding sequence ATGATGTGGAGTTTTGCATCTAATGCCCTTACAAGCCTTAGAACGAAAAGATGCTCCAAACAGTTAAGTGAAACTAATGCAGAATGCTCGGATGATGAGGTCTGCTCTAATTCCAGCAGAGACGAAGGGCTGGAATGTCCAATATGCTGGGAATCGTTCAACATAGTTGAGAATGTGCCCTATGTCTTATGGTGTGGCCACACCCTCTGTAAAAATTGTGTCTTAGGACTGCAATGGGCTGTGGTGAATTTTCCTACTCAGCAAATCAGGATCCCGTTCTTCATTTCTTGTCCATGGTGCCATTTGTTATCATTCCGGATCATTTACAATGGAAATCTTAAATATCCTTGCAAGAACTTCTTCCTTCTTTGGATGGTTGAGAGTCTGAATGGGGATCGGCATAAGCTTGTTTCCTCATGTGGGGACACTCAACCAATTTGGTCTCCCAAGTGCAACCTTCTGGGAAGTCAAGTTAATTCTTGTAACCAAAGAAGGGCCTCAATGAGTCCATATTCTAGACAGGTGGGATCTGACCGTGATGTTGGTGCTAGTGGAGAGACACACTACTTTTCTCTTCACAAATCTCTGGATTTCTTTCTTCGTTTTACATCCAAGTTCCCATTGATCGTTATTTTTCTGCTGATTGCCCTTTTTGCGGTTCCTGGCAGTGTTGTTATTTTAATCCTTTACTTACTACTCACTATTCTTTTTGCCATACCATCATTCCTCGTATTGTACTTTGCATACCCTACGATCCAGAGGCTGATAAGAGAAATTACATCTTAA